In the genome of Gordonia rubripertincta, one region contains:
- a CDS encoding alpha/beta fold hydrolase encodes MRTVHVGDKVDGGTYVDVAGTTLWHFSAGDPQGIPTVLLHGIFASAASWGAQVPDFLDAGLRLFLPERPGHGHSPDTTSDFTCASIAERTIAYLETVVGRPANIVGWADGAAIALVVARDRPDLVNRVVYVGGYLNLRGRRPDRFSDMVLSRNPVTVAYLRTHHDATSPDGPEHFSVVYDKTLRMLAAEPDYAVADFAEVRAPVLVVVADRGLVRMEHALDIVRTLPNARFAVLPGTHIMPVEAPELFDPLVLSFLAADPPTEWLPE; translated from the coding sequence ATGCGCACAGTTCACGTCGGCGACAAGGTCGACGGCGGAACATACGTGGACGTCGCCGGGACGACGCTCTGGCATTTCTCCGCCGGCGACCCGCAGGGCATCCCGACGGTCTTGTTGCACGGCATCTTCGCGTCCGCAGCGTCCTGGGGCGCGCAGGTCCCCGACTTCCTCGACGCCGGCCTGCGACTCTTCCTGCCGGAACGGCCCGGCCACGGCCACAGTCCTGACACCACCAGCGATTTCACCTGTGCGTCCATCGCCGAGCGCACGATCGCCTACCTCGAGACGGTCGTCGGACGGCCGGCGAACATCGTCGGCTGGGCCGACGGCGCGGCGATCGCGCTCGTCGTCGCGCGTGACCGCCCCGACCTGGTCAACCGGGTCGTGTACGTGGGTGGCTACCTGAACCTCCGTGGGCGCCGACCCGATCGGTTCTCCGACATGGTGCTCAGCCGCAATCCCGTCACCGTCGCATACCTGCGCACCCACCACGATGCGACATCGCCCGATGGGCCCGAACACTTCTCGGTCGTCTACGACAAGACGCTTCGGATGCTCGCCGCCGAACCCGACTACGCGGTCGCCGATTTCGCCGAGGTCCGGGCGCCGGTCCTCGTGGTGGTCGCCGACCGCGGGCTGGTCCGGATGGAACACGCCCTGGACATCGTCCGGACACTGCCGAACGCCCGGTTCGCCGTTCTACCCGGGACGCACATCATGCCGGTGGAGGCCCCGGAGTTGTTCGACCCACTCGTCTTGTCGTTCCTCGCGGCCGATCCGCCCACCGAGTGGTTACCGGAGTGA
- a CDS encoding glycosyltransferase, with the protein MSRDRIDAPGIARSTRPTRPVRELLVDEEYRAEALQDAVNRLRDADEDMSASVPFNRTQKIIGFTMLGVVAILLVLFPVGTCATLISVATIAYVVTIADRVVIFRRGLVNGALRVSDEQARSIPDSELPFYTVFVPAYGEPEVVGELVAAMETIEYPRENLQVLLLLEEDDEPTIEAARDVEKTGIVTVVLTPPAQPRTKPKACNYGMHFATGDIVTIFDAEDKPEPLQLRRAVYVLNNTDDESVVCVQGKLSFHNVRENLLTEWFTADYGIWFGFLLPGMMVSRAPIPLGGTSNHFKRDVLDKIGAWDPFNVTEDADLGVRIADHGYRTVVLDSVTMEEANVDAINWVRQRSRWYKGYMQTWLVHMRHPVKLWEILGPVAFARFTLLIAGTPLIACLNMVFWLILALWIGGQPQIVAELFPGPIYYLALASMILGNSAAIYMNLIAIREDDRSELLVSALLIPLYWLMMSVAAIKGMWQILVNPSYWEKTYHGLSTSHGDSAGDGDSTGTRTEAGDAT; encoded by the coding sequence ATGAGCCGCGACCGCATCGACGCGCCGGGGATCGCCCGGAGTACGCGCCCCACCCGGCCGGTGCGTGAGCTGCTCGTCGACGAGGAGTACCGCGCAGAGGCCCTGCAGGACGCGGTGAACCGACTGCGTGACGCCGACGAGGACATGTCGGCGTCGGTGCCGTTCAACCGAACCCAGAAGATCATCGGGTTCACGATGCTCGGCGTCGTCGCGATCCTGCTGGTGTTATTCCCGGTCGGTACGTGCGCGACACTCATCTCCGTCGCCACGATCGCGTACGTCGTCACCATCGCCGACCGGGTGGTGATCTTCCGGCGCGGGCTGGTCAACGGCGCCCTCCGCGTCTCCGACGAGCAGGCCCGCTCGATACCCGACTCCGAGTTGCCGTTCTACACCGTCTTCGTCCCGGCCTACGGTGAACCCGAGGTGGTCGGCGAACTCGTGGCCGCGATGGAGACCATCGAGTACCCGCGCGAGAATCTGCAGGTGCTGCTGCTCCTCGAGGAGGACGACGAACCGACGATCGAGGCGGCTCGCGACGTCGAGAAGACCGGGATCGTGACCGTCGTCCTGACCCCGCCGGCGCAGCCGCGGACCAAGCCGAAGGCATGCAACTACGGGATGCACTTCGCGACCGGCGACATCGTCACCATCTTCGACGCGGAGGACAAGCCCGAACCCCTGCAGCTACGACGAGCGGTCTACGTGCTCAACAACACCGACGACGAGTCGGTCGTCTGCGTCCAGGGCAAGCTGAGCTTCCACAACGTGCGCGAGAACCTCCTCACCGAGTGGTTCACTGCCGACTACGGCATCTGGTTCGGTTTCCTGTTGCCCGGCATGATGGTCAGCCGCGCGCCGATCCCGTTGGGCGGCACGTCGAATCACTTCAAGCGTGATGTCCTCGACAAGATCGGGGCGTGGGATCCGTTCAACGTCACCGAGGACGCGGACCTCGGCGTGCGCATCGCCGATCACGGCTACCGCACCGTCGTGCTGGATTCGGTGACGATGGAAGAGGCCAACGTCGACGCCATCAACTGGGTGCGGCAACGTTCCCGTTGGTACAAGGGCTACATGCAGACGTGGCTCGTCCACATGCGGCACCCGGTCAAGCTGTGGGAGATCCTCGGTCCGGTCGCCTTCGCACGGTTCACGCTGCTCATCGCGGGTACACCACTGATCGCCTGCCTGAACATGGTGTTCTGGCTGATTCTGGCGTTGTGGATCGGCGGCCAGCCGCAGATCGTCGCCGAGTTGTTCCCGGGGCCGATCTACTACCTGGCGCTGGCGTCGATGATTCTCGGCAACAGTGCCGCGATCTACATGAACCTGATCGCGATCCGTGAAGACGATCGGAGTGAGCTGCTGGTCTCGGCGCTGCTGATCCCGCTGTACTGGCTGATGATGAGCGTCGCGGCGATCAAGGGGATGTGGCAGATCCTGGTCAACCCGAGCTATTGGGAGAAGACCTACCACGGTCTGTCGACGAGTCACGGGGACTCGGCGGGTGACGGGGATTCGACCGGCACCCGAACCGAGGCCGGGGACGCGACATGA
- a CDS encoding ArnT family glycosyltransferase: MSRRLQVGVVIFLAAWLPYLIIGVYLATEVQWFFGDALSRVQSAQSVLFSRSPHLSAIGFVFTPLTAIVQLPLVALSPWWPEMTTQALSAVIMSSVFMAGSVVQVSGIARDRGLDPVVAGTFTVCYAANPMIVLYAANGMSEAPYLFFLAWASRRLIRWISTDDVHELVVTGIALALAYLTRYDGGAAALAAGLVVGWVTYHRRDSRKKLSRSLVDVTLVVAPSALAFIAWAATGWLITGNAFAQFTSEYGNAAIIEQSGGSGSSTTRDAILFSMTEMAILAPLLPILVVGLIGVRARRRRLQPMLPGLMIVAVLAFQVYGYSQGSTFGFLRFYMTVILLAAIVALMSVPLRSPIPMRRAGAHADLLPARPYASRWGYKIACTVAVVVMAAAIPVTAMGMTSPKYAPQEFAVGSVVDPRPQSVEKKYLDEQRVVRSFSTERALAKYLDSLELPDGAVLSDTVYGFAVVAQSERPRQFVIPSDRDFAQLLNDPVDGGVQYFLTVPAEGRGASDAINQRYPTMYENGAQIGVRVLEAPNDGADLPDWRVYRITG, translated from the coding sequence ATGAGCCGCCGGTTGCAGGTCGGAGTGGTGATCTTCCTGGCTGCGTGGCTGCCGTACCTGATCATCGGGGTCTACCTGGCGACCGAGGTGCAGTGGTTCTTCGGTGACGCCCTGTCACGGGTGCAGTCGGCGCAGAGCGTGCTCTTCAGCCGGAGCCCGCATCTGTCGGCCATCGGTTTCGTCTTCACCCCGCTCACGGCCATCGTGCAGCTGCCGCTCGTCGCGCTGTCGCCGTGGTGGCCCGAGATGACCACCCAGGCACTCTCAGCGGTCATCATGTCGTCGGTGTTCATGGCCGGCTCGGTGGTCCAGGTGTCGGGGATCGCACGCGATCGCGGGCTGGATCCCGTTGTGGCAGGGACGTTCACGGTCTGCTACGCGGCCAACCCGATGATCGTCCTGTACGCGGCCAACGGGATGAGCGAGGCGCCCTACCTGTTCTTCCTGGCGTGGGCGTCGCGGCGGCTGATCCGGTGGATCTCCACCGACGACGTGCACGAACTCGTGGTCACCGGAATCGCCTTGGCCCTGGCCTATCTCACCCGCTACGACGGCGGAGCGGCCGCTCTGGCGGCCGGACTCGTCGTCGGCTGGGTGACCTACCACCGCCGCGACTCGCGGAAGAAGTTGTCCCGCAGCCTCGTCGACGTCACCCTGGTCGTCGCCCCGAGTGCTCTGGCCTTCATCGCGTGGGCGGCCACCGGATGGCTCATCACCGGTAATGCCTTCGCCCAGTTCACCTCCGAATACGGCAACGCGGCGATCATCGAGCAGTCGGGCGGCAGCGGATCGTCGACGACGCGCGACGCCATCTTGTTCTCGATGACCGAGATGGCGATCCTCGCGCCGCTGCTGCCGATCCTCGTCGTCGGGCTGATCGGCGTGCGTGCGCGGCGGCGCCGGCTCCAGCCGATGCTCCCGGGCCTGATGATCGTCGCGGTGCTGGCATTCCAGGTCTACGGCTATTCGCAGGGATCAACCTTCGGCTTCCTGCGGTTCTACATGACGGTCATCCTGCTCGCCGCGATCGTGGCGTTGATGTCGGTCCCGCTGCGTTCACCGATCCCGATGCGTCGCGCGGGCGCCCACGCGGACCTGCTGCCGGCCCGGCCCTACGCGTCGCGGTGGGGGTACAAGATCGCCTGCACCGTGGCCGTGGTGGTGATGGCCGCCGCGATCCCGGTGACCGCGATGGGGATGACATCGCCCAAGTACGCACCGCAGGAGTTCGCGGTCGGCTCGGTGGTCGACCCGCGACCGCAGTCGGTCGAGAAGAAGTACCTCGACGAACAGCGCGTCGTGCGGTCGTTCTCGACCGAACGGGCGTTGGCGAAGTACCTGGACTCGCTGGAACTGCCCGACGGGGCGGTCTTGAGCGACACCGTCTACGGCTTCGCGGTGGTCGCCCAGTCCGAGCGGCCGCGGCAGTTCGTCATCCCGTCGGACCGGGACTTCGCCCAGTTGCTGAACGACCCGGTCGACGGCGGGGTGCAGTACTTCCTCACCGTTCCGGCCGAGGGGCGCGGGGCGTCGGACGCCATCAACCAGCGCTATCCGACCATGTATGAGAACGGCGCCCAGATCGGCGTCCGCGTTCTCGAGGCTCCCAATGACGGTGCCGATCTGCCCGATTGGCGCGTCTACCGGATCACGGGCTGA
- a CDS encoding beta-mannosidase has protein sequence MGTGTTVLIVTVFVLLVGLSGGDRASSPHAGDSAHPRVRATSDGLTLDGKPWWPVGFNAYQLGTDWSVNVGCGAEVDLDDYFAALPPGALTRFDLYSSFATDKHTGLLNFEPLDRVFEAAKRHEQLVLPVLAGGSGDCEDGRFKERDFYVDGWLSKHVPAMTSPSHLTYAQWIETAVSRWRDEPSVVGWELVGEPEPGICGKSCDWRRRVCPADAPAVLRSFFDRAGAHLRSFDDSRPIFSGLVGGDQCGIAGDGYLEVARSDGIDVLDFHDYRSTADPAPGPQGSDLSTRIDQARRLGKPLVVNEVGIEAGSCLSLGTRARRVDAAMSRRREAGVAGVLLWSFVPDPRTAECTYDIGPHDPAWDVLRAELSQPEG, from the coding sequence GTGGGAACAGGGACGACCGTCCTCATCGTCACCGTGTTCGTCCTGCTCGTCGGCCTCAGCGGGGGCGACCGCGCTTCCTCACCGCACGCCGGCGACTCGGCTCATCCTCGCGTGCGCGCGACCTCGGACGGTCTCACCCTCGACGGGAAACCGTGGTGGCCGGTGGGTTTCAACGCCTATCAGCTGGGCACCGACTGGTCGGTGAACGTGGGCTGCGGCGCCGAGGTCGATCTCGACGACTACTTCGCGGCGTTGCCACCAGGGGCCCTCACGCGGTTCGACCTCTACTCGTCCTTCGCCACCGACAAACACACGGGACTGCTGAACTTCGAACCACTGGACCGGGTCTTCGAAGCCGCGAAGCGTCATGAACAGCTGGTGCTGCCGGTCCTTGCCGGCGGCTCGGGGGACTGCGAGGACGGCAGGTTCAAGGAGCGGGACTTCTACGTGGACGGCTGGCTGTCGAAGCACGTCCCCGCAATGACCTCCCCTAGTCATCTGACGTATGCGCAGTGGATCGAGACGGCGGTGTCCCGATGGCGCGACGAACCGTCGGTCGTCGGATGGGAGCTCGTCGGCGAGCCCGAACCCGGAATCTGCGGCAAGTCCTGCGACTGGCGGCGGCGCGTGTGTCCCGCCGATGCCCCGGCCGTGTTGCGCTCGTTCTTCGACCGGGCCGGCGCGCATCTGCGATCGTTCGACGACTCGCGCCCGATCTTCTCCGGACTCGTGGGTGGCGACCAATGCGGGATCGCCGGCGACGGTTACCTCGAGGTCGCTCGCTCCGACGGGATCGACGTCCTCGATTTCCACGATTACCGCTCCACCGCCGACCCCGCCCCCGGACCGCAGGGCAGCGACCTGTCGACCCGGATCGATCAGGCCCGGCGACTCGGTAAACCGCTGGTGGTCAACGAGGTCGGCATCGAAGCGGGTTCGTGCCTGTCCCTGGGGACACGCGCCCGGCGCGTCGACGCCGCCATGTCCCGGCGGCGGGAAGCCGGTGTCGCGGGCGTCCTGCTCTGGTCCTTCGTCCCCGACCCCCGTACCGCCGAATGCACCTACGACATCGGTCCGCACGACCCCGCATGGGATGTGTTGCGCGCCGAGCTCTCCCAACCCGAGGGTTGA
- a CDS encoding DUF2599 domain-containing protein encodes MGARGINGRTARICASVAVGCIATSLFLAGCGSASDDSGESVGAVSTISPVTTDSAPAPTNTAGPGASGPSTTPTVVYRPPFIERVEWTDTEVGPSLSVFPTTSGRYTQDPSAMAAAWREVIGLDAGADTPGMQAQFDCHWRFARIVEPEKPSWNLEPGRPVVTEEDMVGSRCNPGFAEEY; translated from the coding sequence ATGGGCGCGAGAGGGATCAACGGGAGAACGGCGCGAATCTGTGCCTCGGTGGCCGTGGGATGCATCGCGACCTCGTTGTTCCTGGCGGGCTGCGGCTCGGCATCCGACGATTCGGGCGAGTCGGTCGGTGCGGTGTCGACGATCAGTCCGGTGACCACCGATTCTGCCCCCGCCCCCACGAACACGGCCGGTCCCGGGGCGTCGGGCCCGTCGACCACCCCGACGGTCGTCTACCGGCCGCCGTTCATCGAACGCGTCGAGTGGACGGACACCGAGGTGGGCCCCAGCCTCTCGGTTTTCCCGACGACGTCGGGCCGGTATACGCAGGACCCGTCGGCGATGGCCGCGGCGTGGCGGGAGGTCATCGGACTCGACGCGGGTGCCGACACCCCCGGCATGCAGGCACAGTTCGACTGTCACTGGCGGTTCGCGCGGATCGTCGAACCGGAGAAGCCGAGCTGGAACCTGGAACCCGGACGGCCCGTCGTCACCGAGGAGGACATGGTCGGCTCCCGGTGCAATCCGGGGTTCGCCGAGGAGTACTAG
- a CDS encoding metal ABC transporter permease, which produces MSVTPLAAERQFSDLWDFSTTVDLLGYDFMQQALLAMVLLGLVGGLLGPLIVARQMSFAVHGCSELSVTGAAAALLAGVSVNLGGVIGAVLAAAVFGILGNKARERDSVIGVVMAFGLGIGVLFLALYGRIGTGFALLTGQVVSVGLNGLVAIAITTAIVVAVLAVIYRPLLFASTDPRVAQAQGVPVRTLSVVFAIIMGLACAQGVQIIGALLVMSLLITPGAAAARVTANPMRALVLSVIFAEVAAVGGLLMSLAPKLPVSVFVTIISFVIYVVCRIIGSRRVHTTR; this is translated from the coding sequence ATGAGCGTGACTCCGCTGGCCGCCGAACGTCAGTTCAGCGACCTCTGGGACTTCTCGACGACCGTCGACCTGCTCGGCTACGACTTCATGCAGCAGGCGCTGCTCGCGATGGTCCTGCTCGGCCTGGTGGGCGGACTGCTCGGGCCGTTGATCGTCGCCCGGCAGATGTCGTTCGCGGTCCACGGCTGCAGTGAGCTGTCGGTGACGGGTGCGGCCGCGGCGTTGCTCGCCGGCGTCAGCGTCAACCTCGGCGGTGTCATCGGTGCGGTCCTCGCCGCGGCGGTCTTCGGCATCCTCGGTAACAAGGCCCGGGAACGCGATTCGGTCATCGGTGTCGTCATGGCATTCGGCCTGGGCATCGGTGTCCTGTTCCTGGCCCTCTACGGCCGGATCGGCACCGGTTTCGCACTGCTGACCGGACAGGTCGTCAGCGTCGGACTGAACGGCCTGGTCGCGATCGCGATCACGACGGCCATCGTCGTCGCGGTGCTCGCCGTGATCTACCGGCCACTGCTGTTCGCGTCGACCGATCCGCGGGTGGCGCAGGCGCAGGGCGTGCCGGTGCGCACGTTGTCGGTGGTCTTCGCGATCATCATGGGGCTCGCCTGCGCCCAGGGTGTGCAGATCATCGGCGCACTGCTGGTGATGTCCCTGTTGATCACCCCGGGTGCCGCCGCTGCACGGGTGACCGCCAACCCGATGCGGGCGCTGGTGCTGTCGGTGATCTTCGCCGAGGTCGCCGCGGTCGGCGGCCTGTTGATGTCGCTCGCTCCGAAACTCCCGGTTTCGGTGTTCGTCACGATCATCTCGTTCGTGATCTACGTCGTCTGCCGCATCATCGGCTCCCGCCGCGTCCACACCACTCGCTAG
- a CDS encoding metal ABC transporter ATP-binding protein has translation MTAGTDPVVTFSGARLGFGDRVLWDDLDLTIRPGEFVAVLGPNGSGKTSFLRVLLRQYSLDRGTVETTDKIGYIPQQHADEGDPMALRGRDLVGFGVDGSRWGLGFRGRSRRRELVDQALAAVDSLPYADAPLGVLSGGEQQRLRVAQAVVSDPDLLLCDEPLASLDPTNQQVVVDLIDQRRKQAGTAVVFVTHEINPILPYVDRVLYLVGGRFRVGTPDEVMTTETLSELYGSDVEVLRVNGRLVVIGGEDAHHCVDVAEAGSQPL, from the coding sequence ATGACGGCGGGAACCGACCCGGTGGTCACGTTCTCGGGTGCGCGGCTCGGCTTCGGCGACCGCGTGCTCTGGGACGACCTCGACCTGACGATCCGGCCGGGTGAGTTCGTCGCCGTCCTCGGGCCCAACGGGTCGGGGAAGACCTCGTTCCTCCGCGTTCTGCTGCGCCAGTACTCACTCGACCGCGGCACCGTGGAGACGACCGACAAGATCGGTTACATCCCGCAGCAGCACGCCGACGAGGGCGACCCGATGGCTCTCCGCGGCCGGGACCTGGTCGGTTTCGGCGTCGACGGCAGCCGGTGGGGACTCGGTTTCCGCGGCCGGTCGCGCCGTCGTGAACTCGTCGACCAGGCACTCGCCGCGGTGGACTCGCTCCCCTACGCCGACGCCCCGCTCGGTGTCCTCTCCGGAGGCGAACAGCAACGACTGCGTGTCGCCCAGGCGGTCGTGAGCGATCCCGACCTCCTGCTGTGCGACGAACCGCTGGCGAGTCTCGACCCGACCAACCAGCAGGTGGTCGTCGACCTCATCGACCAGCGCCGCAAGCAGGCGGGAACCGCGGTTGTGTTCGTCACGCACGAGATCAACCCGATCCTCCCCTACGTCGACCGTGTGCTCTATCTGGTCGGCGGCCGCTTCCGCGTGGGCACTCCCGACGAGGTGATGACCACCGAGACGCTCAGCGAGCTGTACGGCAGCGACGTCGAGGTGCTCCGGGTCAACGGTCGCCTCGTCGTGATCGGCGGCGAGGACGCCCATCACTGCGTCGACGTCGCCGAGGCCGGGAGTCAGCCCCTATGA
- a CDS encoding metal ABC transporter solute-binding protein, Zn/Mn family — protein sequence MRKTLLAAAGALSTAVLLLAGCSSDSGNGDDTPTVVTSTNVWGAVASAVAGDKATVTSVYTNTEGDPHEFEPSAADTATIADADILVMNGGHYDAYMEQAAKSSGATVVDAYALTRSDDHDAHDHDADDHSADDHAEHDHGDENEHVFYDLPVVAEVADKVADALAEQDPANAETYRANAKTFTTGIDELRGEVAGIRKAHDGTKVAQTEPLAGYLLTEAGLVDAAPAGFTQAVEEGQSPSAADRAAMQDLLASRGAAVLIYNVQAVDPVTQAMLDVAKSAKVPVVEFTETLPDGVTDYLVWQRAQVDALAAALDAEKS from the coding sequence ATGAGGAAAACGCTTCTGGCCGCTGCCGGAGCCCTGTCCACCGCCGTGCTGCTACTGGCCGGCTGCTCGAGCGACTCCGGGAACGGTGACGACACCCCGACGGTGGTGACGTCGACCAACGTCTGGGGCGCGGTCGCCTCGGCCGTCGCCGGCGACAAGGCGACCGTCACCTCCGTCTACACCAACACTGAGGGCGACCCCCACGAGTTCGAGCCGTCCGCTGCCGACACCGCGACGATCGCCGACGCCGACATCCTCGTCATGAACGGCGGCCACTACGACGCCTACATGGAACAGGCCGCGAAGTCCTCGGGCGCGACGGTCGTCGACGCCTACGCCCTCACCCGCAGCGACGACCACGACGCGCACGATCACGATGCCGACGACCACAGCGCAGACGACCACGCGGAACACGACCACGGCGACGAGAACGAACACGTCTTCTACGACCTGCCCGTCGTCGCGGAGGTCGCCGACAAGGTCGCCGACGCCCTCGCCGAGCAGGACCCGGCGAACGCGGAGACCTACCGCGCGAACGCCAAGACCTTCACCACCGGCATCGACGAACTGCGCGGCGAGGTCGCCGGCATCCGCAAGGCGCACGACGGCACCAAGGTGGCCCAGACCGAACCGCTCGCGGGGTACCTGCTCACCGAGGCCGGCCTGGTCGACGCGGCTCCGGCCGGGTTCACCCAGGCCGTCGAGGAGGGTCAGTCGCCGTCCGCCGCGGACCGCGCGGCCATGCAGGACCTGCTCGCCTCCCGCGGCGCCGCCGTCCTGATCTACAACGTCCAGGCCGTCGACCCGGTGACCCAGGCGATGCTCGACGTCGCGAAGTCCGCGAAGGTGCCCGTGGTCGAGTTCACCGAGACCCTGCCGGACGGCGTCACCGACTACCTCGTCTGGCAGCGCGCCCAGGTCGACGCGCTCGCAGCAGCTCTCGACGCAGAGAAGTCGTGA
- the mshA gene encoding D-inositol-3-phosphate glycosyltransferase: MTSSPLPRRVALISVHTSPLAQPGTGDAGGMNVYVWQTAIRLARRGIEVEIFTRATSSSDAPSVVAAPGVTVRHVIAGPFEGLDKRDLPAQLCAFTAGVLRAEAAQAPGHYDVIHSHYWLSGQVGWLARDRWGVPLVHTAHTLAAVKNAALAEGDTAEPQLRVIGEQQVVGEADRLVANTETEAAELLSMYDADADRIDVVTPGADLECYTPGSSAEARSILGLDPDETIVTFVGRIQPLKAPDLLVAAMAPLIEDAVASGRKLRLLIVGGPSGSGLQRPTALMDQVAELGISQSVTFLPPQPSDRLVQVYRASDLVAVPSHSESFGLVAIEAQACGTPVIAAHVGGLGVAVDDGRTGVLVNGHVPGDWTNALEKLLAQPDRLAELGRNARRHAEKFSWEHTVDQLIESYRRAMESFAAQTDAAQKDAEQAAAQTPGGPARARRRWRRRRNRVTV, translated from the coding sequence ATGACCTCCAGCCCGTTGCCGCGGCGTGTTGCGCTGATCTCCGTGCACACCTCGCCGTTGGCGCAGCCGGGTACCGGCGACGCGGGCGGGATGAACGTCTACGTCTGGCAGACGGCGATCCGGCTCGCCCGGCGCGGCATCGAGGTCGAGATCTTCACCCGGGCGACCTCCTCGTCCGATGCGCCGTCGGTCGTGGCCGCGCCGGGTGTGACCGTCCGTCACGTCATCGCCGGCCCGTTCGAGGGTCTCGACAAGCGAGACCTGCCCGCCCAGCTCTGCGCCTTCACCGCGGGTGTGCTCCGGGCCGAGGCTGCGCAGGCGCCGGGTCACTACGACGTGATCCACTCCCACTACTGGCTGTCCGGGCAGGTCGGCTGGCTGGCGCGGGACCGCTGGGGCGTGCCGCTGGTGCACACCGCCCACACCCTCGCCGCGGTGAAGAACGCCGCCCTGGCCGAGGGTGACACCGCCGAGCCGCAGCTACGCGTCATCGGCGAGCAACAGGTGGTGGGCGAGGCCGACCGCCTGGTCGCGAACACCGAAACCGAAGCGGCAGAACTTCTCTCGATGTACGACGCCGACGCTGACCGCATCGACGTGGTGACACCGGGCGCCGACCTCGAGTGCTACACGCCGGGCTCGTCGGCCGAGGCCAGGTCGATCCTCGGTCTCGATCCCGACGAGACGATCGTGACGTTCGTGGGACGGATCCAGCCGCTCAAGGCTCCCGATCTCCTGGTCGCCGCGATGGCACCGCTGATCGAGGACGCCGTCGCATCCGGGCGCAAGCTGCGGCTCCTGATCGTCGGCGGGCCGTCGGGTTCCGGACTGCAGCGCCCCACCGCACTCATGGATCAGGTTGCCGAACTGGGGATCTCGCAGTCCGTCACCTTCCTTCCGCCGCAGCCGTCGGATCGGCTCGTCCAGGTGTACCGCGCCTCGGACCTGGTCGCGGTGCCCAGCCATTCCGAGAGTTTCGGTCTCGTGGCCATCGAGGCGCAAGCCTGTGGGACGCCGGTCATCGCCGCCCACGTCGGTGGTCTCGGCGTCGCCGTCGACGACGGCCGCACCGGGGTGCTCGTCAACGGTCATGTGCCCGGTGACTGGACGAACGCATTGGAAAAGCTTCTGGCGCAGCCCGATCGGCTGGCCGAGCTCGGTCGCAACGCCCGCCGCCACGCCGAGAAGTTCTCCTGGGAGCACACGGTGGACCAGCTCATCGAGAGCTATCGCCGGGCGATGGAGTCCTTCGCCGCCCAGACCGATGCGGCCCAGAAGGATGCCGAGCAGGCGGCGGCACAGACACCGGGCGGCCCCGCCCGGGCTCGCCGGCGCTGGCGTCGGCGGCGCAATCGGGTGACCGTCTGA
- a CDS encoding YbjN domain-containing protein has product MSRTEVVDLLEKTLTENEIAYSRKSGGGADVDHVILELPGEQKLKTTVLLTASEHGVRVEAFVCRRPDENHAGVYKYLLKRNRRLFGVAYTIDNTGDIYLVGRISADALGSDELDRVLGQVLEAADGDFNTLLELGFLSSIQREWAWRVSRGESLRNLLAFEHLIDKEALPEAGAPLEGRYVPGESVVEGAQTSSDEPVSDD; this is encoded by the coding sequence GTGAGTCGCACCGAGGTCGTCGACCTGCTCGAGAAGACACTGACCGAGAACGAGATCGCCTACTCGCGTAAGAGCGGTGGTGGAGCCGACGTCGACCACGTCATCCTGGAACTCCCGGGCGAGCAGAAGCTCAAGACGACGGTCCTGCTCACCGCCAGCGAACACGGGGTCAGGGTCGAGGCCTTCGTGTGCCGCCGACCCGACGAGAACCACGCGGGCGTCTACAAGTACCTGCTCAAGCGGAACCGTCGGCTGTTCGGCGTCGCCTACACGATCGACAACACCGGCGACATCTACCTCGTCGGCCGGATCTCGGCCGACGCACTCGGCTCCGACGAACTCGACCGTGTCCTCGGGCAGGTACTCGAGGCTGCCGACGGCGACTTCAACACCCTGCTCGAACTCGGCTTCCTCTCCTCGATCCAGCGCGAGTGGGCCTGGCGCGTGTCGCGCGGTGAATCCCTGCGGAACCTCCTGGCCTTCGAGCACCTCATCGACAAGGAGGCGCTGCCCGAGGCCGGCGCCCCGCTCGAAGGACGTTACGTCCCAGGCGAGTCCGTCGTCGAGGGCGCGCAGACCTCCAGCGACGAGCCTGTGTCCGACGACTGA